The Coleofasciculaceae cyanobacterium genome contains the following window.
CAAGTACTTGAACAATATAGTCGAGCAGGATCATCGTGGCGTAAAACATCTGATAAATCCTGGCATGAGCTTTGGCTCTTTTAATTCAGCCCGAAGAACGATCAAAGGCTACGAAGCGATGAACATGATTCGTAAGGGACAAATCCAAGATGTGGAAAAAGGTGATGTAATGGGACAAATCTCTTTCATTAATCAAATCTTCGCAATAGCAGCTTAAATTACTGGATCTTCTATCAAATATTTTCGCCTTGTTTATTATTTGCGACACAACCATCGAACCTGTCAGGGAAAGACCATTTAATCTAGCGATTCGTCTGCCAACTGCTTCATCAATACAGACAGTTTGGATATTTTCATCTAATGCCAGTTGAATTACAGCAGCTTCACCCAAATCTAATGAATTAAGCAAAAAAGGTGAAATATTAAGATAAGTATCTTTCTTATGTAACCAATTAGCTGCTTCAAACTCAGCCACAGCAAAACCATCGCGACCACCTGCTGTAATCTCTTGGCAAACTTCAAAAGGGACTAGCACCTCTGTATAAAGAGAACGCAGAACAGTTAAGTTTCCCAAAGCTGCTACCAAAGTAATAAGTGGTGAGGTGTTTATGACAATTATCTCTGGTCTAGGCATTTTCCATGTCCGATAGAAGTTCCTCTTCACTGAGATCGAGCATCGCTACTCCATAACGATCCAGATTGAGTAAGAAAGAAACTCTATCGATACCAATTAGGGCTGCTGCTTGACCTGAAGAAAGACGTTTCATTTCAAATAATTTAATTGCCATTGCCCATTTTGCTTCCTGTTCAAACTGCTCTCTGGTTCGCCCAATTGCATCGGGAAAGTTTTCTGGGTAATTAATATTGAGTTGTAATGACATTAAAGTTTTTCCTTCTTGGAGTCGTTTATTTGCTTGAGATCGGCGATTGCGCTTTTTATTTGTAACTGATGCTCTCTTGAGTTCTTGAAATATGTAAT
Protein-coding sequences here:
- a CDS encoding DDE-type integrase/transposase/recombinase yields the protein KYLNNIVEQDHRGVKHLINPGMSFGSFNSARRTIKGYEAMNMIRKGQIQDVEKGDVMGQISFINQIFAIAA
- a CDS encoding UPF0175 family protein, producing MSLQLNINYPENFPDAIGRTREQFEQEAKWAMAIKLFEMKRLSSGQAAALIGIDRVSFLLNLDRYGVAMLDLSEEELLSDMENA